The sequence CAAGCATCAAAGCACCGGAAAGCGCCTGCCCATAAAGAGCAGAATACCCGCCACTCGAAAAAACATTTCCTTTGAAAAGAGACGTATTGAAGCGGTCTCTTCCCGCAATTCCGGGAACGGAACTTGAAAAATAATTATTGATTAAGCTTCCGTCCATAAAAATTTTGGTTTCAGTTCCTGTTCCCCACGAACGAATAATCCTTCTGTCTCGCCCACTTTTTGTACACCGGGAAGATAATTTAGAGCGGAAGAAATTTGTCCGTCAGCACCAGCCGTTGTATAAATATCAATCGGTGTAAGCAAAGCGGTTGCTCTTTTTTTATCGCTCGCTTCAATAGAACCCGCCGAAACTACGACAGCATCTATTTCGTTGATTTGCTCTTTCAGTTCTGCATTCATGTAGACATCCTGATCTGCGATGAGAATAGTCTTTTCAATTTCATTATATTTTGGATGTACGAAAGTGAGAATACGGTTGCCTTTTTCAGTCGTTTCAAAAGAAAAATTTCCTTCCATATCTGTTGTTGCTCCGTCGTATGTATCCTTCAGCGTCACGCTGACTTCACTTACGCCTTTATTTTTAAAAGTCACTTTTCCTGTAATTTTTGTCTGAGAAAAGCTCAGTATAAATAAGAAAAAAGAGACAAGAAATAATAGTTTTGTTTTCATAGCTGTATTAATTCGAATCAAAAATATGATGAATTTTTATTGTTTTGAATTTTTTGTTGCTGAGCTGTAGAATTTGAAATCTGAACCGTATTTAAAGAGTTTTCTGTCTATTTTTTAACCTCGCATACATTTTAACGCAAAGAAAAACTAAGATTTTTTGTCAAAAAATACCCATTATTTTAAGGTAAACAAGGGCGTTTCACTTATTCAAGCAATACAAGTTTTAAATGCACGAAGGATTTGCTATTGTATCAATTAATTGGAATGCAGAAATCAACAACCATTTTTCCTTCAGGATGTTCTTTAAAGTTTGAGTGATAGATTTCGAAAGGAAGTGCTTTGCGAGTTGAATAACCGTTTTCTTTCATCCATAAAAATAAAGATACCCAAGATTGTTCGAAATCAGCAAGGGTAACTTCTCCGCTTCCGACGATAAATTTTCCAGCTTCCAAGGTTTCAGGAAACACTTCTCCTTCTTGTTTCTCCAATTTTTCATCCAGAAGCATGCAGGCATGAATTCTTACTTTATCCGCGGCTGTCACTTTAAAACTATCATGATAAACAGAAATCATTTTAAGATTTTCTCGGGGAAATAACTGCTTTTCTTTTGCCCAATCGATCAGAAGATTAAAAGAAGATTCTACATTTGCAATACCAAGGCTCATTACAGCTGCCAGATTCATTTCCGGAAGATGTGCTACTTTAATTTTTAAATTCATTGTTGTCCAGTTTAATAGGTTTTCTATGTTGCAAATGTATTGGTCAAAAACGGTATCTACTTGTCCGTTCTTGCTTTGTATTGGCGAAATTGTATGAAATTTTTCCGGACTGAGTTTTCTAAATTCTGAAGGAGATGTTCCGTAATATTTTTTAAAAGCTTTATTAAAATCTGAATGGCTGGAGAATCCTAAATTCAGATAAATATCTTTTAGCGATAAGTTCTTTCTCAATGAAAGATAGAATGCACTTTTTTCTATTCTTTTTCTAAAAATATAATTCTGCAAAGTTTCTCCAATGATCATCTTGAAAATTCTGTGAAAATGAAACGGTGAATAGGCTGCTATTTTCGCAACTTTTTCTAAACTTAGTTCGGTATCAAGATTGTTATCTATATACTGAATGATTTTTACCATTCTTTTCTTATACTCTTTCAAGACAAAATTTTTGCAAAGGTATCAAGATAATTTGAGGACGATTTGTCTTTTATTGCTAATTGCAGAAAACGATTTCAAATCATAAACTGTTCTGAAATTGTTTATTAAATTTAAGATTACAACATTTAAATATTAATTTATGAAACTACAGACTTTAACATTATTAACGGGTTGCGCTTTATTTGCAGCATCTTGCAGTACGAGTAAAACCTACAACATTTTAGCAAAAAGCGGAACAAAAACTGACGGAACAGCAAAATTTACACAAAACGGAAATGATGTGGTGCTGAACTTAGAAGTCAATAATTTAACTCCCGGAATTCATGCCGTGCACATTCATGAGAAAGGCGACTGCTCATCACCTACCGCAGAATCTGCCGGAGGACATTGGAATCCTTCAAAATCTGACCACGGAAAATGGGGAAATGCACACTTTCACATGGGCGATATCGGAAATCTGGTTGCTGATCATGAAGGAAAGGCAAAACTGACCTTTAAAACGGATAAATGGTGTTTGGATTGTCCTGAAGAGGCTAAAAATATTATGGGGAAAGGCCTAATCATTCATGCCGGGAAAGATGATTATCAAACTCAGCCAACCGGAAATGCTGGCGGAAGAGTGGGATGTATCGAAATTAAATAATTTATCTATTAAATAAAAGAAGCGGCGCTAATCTTCGATTAGCGCCGCTTCTTTTTAAATTTATAATCTTAAACTTTAGCTTTCATTTCTGCAATGATGTTCATCGCTTCCTGAAGGTAAGTATCTTTTTAAGATTTTTGATCCACATTTCAGATTTTTTCTTGAATACTTCATCTTTTTTCTCTCTTTCAACTTCTGCAGGATACATTGAGAATTTAAGACCGTTTTCAAATTTAGTTAAAGCTTTAAATTTCTCAATCTGAGATTTTCTCTGCTTCATCAGGTCATTGAATTTATTGATATTCAAAGTGATGGTTTCTTCTTTATCTAATTGCTCTCTCCATTTTGCAGACTCAAGCAATAACTGATAGTTGGTGTTTTTAGCCATTCTATCGTTGCTAGATTTTTCTAAAGCTTTTACGTCAAAATAACTCAATTTCTGATAAGTTGAACTCGGAATTTTATCCCAAGCTAAAGCAAAATCATCATATCTCTCACCTACTTCAGCATACGTGAAGAAATCTTCCATTCTGATATCTGATACGATACCTTTTCTCTGGTTAGACTCTCCGCTGATTCTGTAGAATTTCTGAATCGTCAGTTTTAATGATCCGAAATCGTCTTCTGTATTTAAGAATCTGTTTAGATCAACAAAAGTCTGTACGGTACCTTTACCGAAAGATTGTGGAGAACCAACAATGATTGCTCTTCCGTAATCCTGCATTGCACCTGCTAAAATCTCAGAAGCTGAAGCAGACAGTTCGTTTTGCATAATTACTAAAGGACCCGTCCAGATCGGAGTTTCCTGTTTATTTTTCAAAGTCTGAATTTTTCCGTTTCCGTCTTTCACCTGAACATAAGGACCTGCATTCATAAATAATCCCATGATGTCACCCACTTCCGTCAATGAACCACCACCGTTATTTCTAAGGTCTAAAACGATTCCTTCAATTCCCTGAGCTTTCAGTTTTACGATTTCGTTTTTGATGTCATCAGAA comes from Chryseobacterium sp. 3008163 and encodes:
- a CDS encoding carboxypeptidase-like regulatory domain-containing protein, which gives rise to MKTKLLFLVSFFLFILSFSQTKITGKVTFKNKGVSEVSVTLKDTYDGATTDMEGNFSFETTEKGNRILTFVHPKYNEIEKTILIADQDVYMNAELKEQINEIDAVVVSAGSIEASDKKRATALLTPIDIYTTAGADGQISSALNYLPGVQKVGETEGLFVRGEQELKPKFLWTEA
- a CDS encoding GyrI-like domain-containing protein yields the protein MKEYKKRMVKIIQYIDNNLDTELSLEKVAKIAAYSPFHFHRIFKMIIGETLQNYIFRKRIEKSAFYLSLRKNLSLKDIYLNLGFSSHSDFNKAFKKYYGTSPSEFRKLSPEKFHTISPIQSKNGQVDTVFDQYICNIENLLNWTTMNLKIKVAHLPEMNLAAVMSLGIANVESSFNLLIDWAKEKQLFPRENLKMISVYHDSFKVTAADKVRIHACMLLDEKLEKQEGEVFPETLEAGKFIVGSGEVTLADFEQSWVSLFLWMKENGYSTRKALPFEIYHSNFKEHPEGKMVVDFCIPIN
- a CDS encoding superoxide dismutase family protein, translated to MKLQTLTLLTGCALFAASCSTSKTYNILAKSGTKTDGTAKFTQNGNDVVLNLEVNNLTPGIHAVHIHEKGDCSSPTAESAGGHWNPSKSDHGKWGNAHFHMGDIGNLVADHEGKAKLTFKTDKWCLDCPEEAKNIMGKGLIIHAGKDDYQTQPTGNAGGRVGCIEIK